From one Pempheris klunzingeri isolate RE-2024b chromosome 5, fPemKlu1.hap1, whole genome shotgun sequence genomic stretch:
- the st8sia2 gene encoding alpha-2,8-sialyltransferase 8B, producing MPLVFRTLLFGFVTLLVVVLIIDDIAEVEEETANTGHSKKTKLHWLIPKPHRKTAAHVDPTALTRSSKDVNRLGPSYNSTARLSSDSWTFNKTLSNLIRKNILRFLDPERDISILKGTLKPGDIIHYVFDRRSTTNISENLYRLLPTVSPMKNQHHRRCAIVGNSGILLNSSCGPEIDSHDFVIRCNLAPVEEYHGDVGWRTNLVTMNPSVVQRAFQDLVTQEWRDRFLQRLQSLSGSVLWIPAFMAKGGEERVEWALRLILLHTVDVRTAFPSLRLLHAVRGYWLTNNVHIKRPTTGLLMYTMATRFCEEIHLYGFWPFPLDPQGKPVKYHYYDTLKYEYTSSSSPHTMPLEFRTLSTLHRQGALRLHTGACDAERRLQ from the exons ATGCCGCTCGTATTCCGCACGCTGTTGTTTGGCTTTGTAACGCTGCTGGTCGTGGTTTTGATAATAGATGATATTGCAGAAGTGGAGGAAGAAACTGC aAATACTGGACATTCGAAGAAGACAAAGTTGCACTGGCTCATCCCTAAACCCCACAG AAAGACTGCAGCACACGTGGATCCCACTGCTTTGACAAGATCGAGCAAAGATGTAAATCGTCTCGGTCCAAGCTACAATAGCACTGCCAGGCTCTCGTCAGACAGCTGGACCTTCAACAAGACCCTCTCCAACCTCATTAG GAAGAATATTCTGAGATTTCTTGATCCAGAGAGAGACATCTCTATTCTGAAGGGCACTCTGAAACCGGGAGATATCATCCACTATGTTTTTGATCGCCGCAGCACCACAAACATCTCCGAGAATCTCTACCGTCTTTTGCCAACTGTATCCCCCATGAAGAACCAACATCACAGGCGCTGTGCTATTGTGGGAAACTCTGGGATCCTGCTGAACAGCAGCTGTGGACCTGAGATTGACTCTCATGACTTTGTTATCAG GTGTAACCTGGCCCCTGTGGAGGAATACCATGGCGACGTGGGATGGCGGACCAACTTGGTGACCATGAACCCCTCAGTGGTGCAGCGGGCCTTCCAGGACCTGGTCACCCAAGAGTGGAGGGATCGCTTCTTGCAGCGGCTTCAAAGCCTCAGCGGCAGCGTGCTGTGGATCCCGGCCTTCATGGCCAAGGGGGGAGAGGAGCGCGTGGAGTGGGCCCTTCGTCTCATCCTGCTGCACACTGTGGACGTGCGCACCGCCTTCCCCTCGCTGCGGCTCCTCCACGCTGTCAGAGG GTACTGGCTGACCAACAACGTGCACATCAAGCGTCCGACCACTGGGCTCCTCATGTACACGATGGCCACTCGCTTCTGTGAGGAGATCCATCTGTACGGCTTCTGGCCTTTCCCGCTGGACCCGCAGGGCAAACCGGTCAAGTACCACTACTACGATACTCTGAAGTACGAGTACACTTCCAGCTCCAGTCCTCACACCATGCCTTTGGAGTTCAGGACCCTGAGCACATTGCACAGACAGGGGGCACTCCGGCTCCACACTGGGGCCTGTGATGCGGAGAGGAGACTGCAGTAG